cACGTGCCgggccgacgcggcggcgctctgcgccGCGTGCGACGCCGACATCCACGACGCCAACCCGCTGGCGCGCCGCCACGAGCGCGTGCCCGTGCAGCCCATCGGGGCGGCCGCACCTGCCGTGGACCCGCTGCTATTCAGCGCTGTAGTAGCGGAAGAGAAGGATGCTgacgccgcgctcgccgggATGCTTGCTGGTCGCGCGGTCGGCGGCGCCAATAGTAAGGTCAACGGGAAGCTGGACTTCCTGTTCACGGACGTCATGGACCCGTTCCTCGGCCAGGGCTTCGCTAGGTTCGTGCACGCCGACAGCGTCGTGCCTAGCAACGGACCAATCGGCGGCGCGCTGGACCTTGACttcggtggcgccgccgccgccgcggtcgccaCCAAGCCCTCCTACAGCTCCTACACGGCGGCGTCGCTCGGCCACAGCGTAAGTAGTTGATTACCTAGCCCCTCTCTGATTGTTTGCTAGTATAATATTATCTCTTACACCTCGTGGGCACGTCTTCCTAGCAGCAATTAATTTAGAGCTTTTCCCTTAATTTTGCTAATCGGCTTTGGCTTTGGTCGAGCAGggctcgtcgtcggaggtcggccTGGTACCGGACGCGATCTGCGGCCGCGGTGGGAGCGTGACCGGCGGCGTGATCGAGCTCGACTTCGCGCAGTCCAAGGCGGGCTacctgccgtacgccgccgcaACTCCTACCCACAGTGTAAGACCCTGTGCCCAACCTACTTTCCTATGCAAGCTAGACGAACATGGAGGCAGGGAGCACGATGCGTGCTAGCTATCGGATTCGGATCGATCATGCGCCGATCTTACTAACTTGGGTTTTGGCACGACGAGCAGGTGTCGTCTTTGGACGCGGGGGCGGTGCCGGAtcgcagcgacggcggcgtcgtGGGCAGCAgggtcgccgcggcggccgtggaGAGCCGGGAGGCGCGGCTGATGCGGTACCGCGAGAAGCGCAAGAACCGGCGGTTCGAGAAGACGATCCGCTACGCGTCCCGCAAGGCCTACGCCGAGTCGCGGCCGCGCGTCAAGGGCCGCTTCGCCAAGCGCGCCGACGACAACGACGctgacgccgacgccgaggcgGCCGGCTTCCCCAacgcagccaccgccgccgcggcgccgccgccaaagCAGCCGCAGCCCGCCGCTTATCACTCCTACGTGCTCGACTTCGCCGCCGGCTACGGCGTCGTGCCCACCTTCTGATCgacgcgccgccggcgtcgtcggGTGCGATTGCTGCGCCGCGTGCCACGTttttgagccggccggccgatCGATCCGCCGCCGGCGTAACGCGCGCGTCGTGTTCGACGACGTGCGTGCCGTCGTGCTGCATGCGCGCGTGTTTGCTAGAACACGGCGAGAGTTCTAGTTGGTGATCACCCGTTTTGGGCTGGCCTCGGTTTAAATTAGCAGTCTAGCGGGTGCTTCCTGCTACGTGTTTGCTGGAACGGCAAGTTTCCAGTTCTGTAATTTtggatcaggattcaggaagaTGCTTAGCATCTGACGAAGCTCTTCGAATGATTCGGTATGCTATATATATTTGTTTGGAAAGCCATGGATCTCTCTTGCAAGGTTGCATGCATGTGCTACACACCATGGGAAAACGAAGCTCCGTACGGCCGATTGCCCTAGCTAGCGACGAGCAGCTTGTGAGGCTGGCACGCGGTTCAACCTATCAATCCCTTCCATATTTCCCCAATCTGTTTGTCCTGACGACGACGTCTCCGTTCCAGAGAATTTAGATGAAGATCGCAGCCACAGTCTTCATATGAAGAACACGTTCACATGGCAATCACCATCGAGTTAACAATTTGAGTTGTTTCCAACACAAAACCGCCATCTCTGTTACGTTGGGGACAGATCGATATACAGACTTGTGCACAATCACATTTGCAGATGCAGCAGGTTCCAGCACATCCTTGACCTATAAGTGAGGTATGTATTGAGGTCGATCGATCCGAAAACGCTTCCCCCCTTCCCCCGTCGCTCTCGCTCGAGGGCAACTCGGGGGACTTTCGGACCCGCGCCGCCGGTAGCCCCTCAACCTTATccgggggccgccgccggccgtcggcgCTGTCGAAGCCGGCGGCCCCGCGTGTCCCTGCCTCCTTCCCTTgccttccccctcctcctcccctcaccCCACCCACCATGCATGGTCGTGCTCAGGCTCTCCTGTAGGTCGCTCGTCCTCGCCGGTGAGGACTCCTTCGGCGTGTCTGCCGCCGGATCTGCACCCCTTGCTCCGGATATGCGCTCTCCGAGTCTGGGACGGCAACCCACCGCCGCTTCTTCTTTCATTGCCTCGGTCGCATTGGTCGTTGTTCGTCAAATCCGGCCTGTTGTAGGGGCTGCCCGTTCAGTCTTCCGCCGAATCTGCACTGCGAaggttcttcctcttctcgaTTGAGCCTTGCAGGTGTGCCACATCATCGTGCCGTGGACTGCCTGCCGCTTTGTTGCCTCGCCGCTTCTGGGACTTCGTGGTAGTTTGTGTGGAGTTGGGCTTTGGGGGTCATGAGCGAAAGCTCTGCCTAGCATTCGACGGCACCGACATCGGCTGCGTCTGTGGATGTAGCTCCCCTCGCTAGGGGTGTTGTTTTGTTGTGGCCACCAAACTCAGCTATTTGCCAGGTGGAGACTTGGTCCGTTCCTCGGAGGACGGACGGACGATGGTGGCATCGTCTTGCAAGATCTCCACATCCTTCCTCCCGCTGGTCTCTCATTAGTTAGGCAACTTGTGCAGGTTTCCATAGTGTTTTTTTCTTTCACTGCGGTCCGTAGTCGTTAGGTCGTTTtggtgtggtggtggtgatgtgTTTTCTTTCGATGTTGCTCTCTATGTCTTCTGTAACTTTGCCCTTTGAGAACTCTCTTGTAGTTGTGTTGTAGTTGTTTCACTGTAAGTCTCTCTTCTTCTtaagccttgtttagatgcataaagtttttGGTGTAAAGCACTATAgcacttttgtttgtatttgataattattgtcccgccatgggttaactaggctccaAAAATTCATCTTGCAAATTATAGAataattgtgtaattagttattttatttaactatatttaatacttcatgcatacgttaaaagattcgatgtgacggggaatcttataaagttttagaattttgaaggaAACTAAACAAGAAATCCTTGAGCTAGAAAGAACAGTGCAGAAATAGGTGTTCCAGTGTTCAACAGTTCTCCTGATGCCGAAACGGCAAGAGAAGGAACAGTTTGAGCTGCCGTCCGTGCAGTCCAACTGGTCGCGCTCATTGGTGGAGTGCTCGGCAAGGCCGTAGGGCGTAGGCGCGAGTAGGCCTTTGTGATTGGTCGCTGATCTCTCCTCCCATCGCTTTGCCTTCGCTTCAAGCTTTTTGCTGGCATCTTCCTTATCCTTCCTTCCGGTCTCAGTCGGTCACGCCTACCATCGGCAGCAATTCAACACGTGCTCTTTCGTTTCGTAAGGaggtagcaaaaaaaaaaaactatgataACTGGAACTACCTGTGGAACGAGAGCAATGCTGTGCCAGGGCGTCCATCTGCGGTTGCCTGATGGGCCCGGCCCAAAGTATTGGTTCGGCCCATGGGCTTCATGGTCCGGActctcctctcctcctgctCTGGAATTAGGGACGAAGCCCATGAAGGAATCGATCCCGACAGGCCCAAGCATTGAAATTAAACGCTGTAAATTCTAAAGAAGCTTCGGttgattctcaaaaaaaaaaaaatgaagaagcTTCGGTCGGAACAGACGCAGAGAGAGATGACGAGCATCTGCAGTCTGCACGAAGGAAAATTGACCTGTCAACTGTCAAGAATATAATCCTGCGTGAGTTGACAGGCCACGGGGGCATCTAATCCATGCTGTCGGGGTCTACTAAGCTAAGCATGCATGAAAGAATTCTTGACGCTTCAGGTGTCCTTCAACCCAAATCTGGTTCTCTTCGGACCCATTTGGAACAATTACAgcttattttattattatttttaatgTTCTCTCTCATTTTGCTTGAGCCATCAGCCATCTACAGAAATTTTCCTGAGTTGACTGGCCACGGGGGAATCTAATCCATGCTGTCGGTCTACTAAGCCAAGCATGCAGGGATAAAACTTCTTGACGTTTCAGGTGCCCTCCCACTGAATCGAACAGGGCCAGTAAGACAGTGCGTGGTTGCCGAACATCTTAGGGCCCATTTGGAACAAGCACAGtttattttcagaatttttatcTCTCATTTTGCGAGAGCTATCCACCGAAATTTCGATCCTAGTTTTCACGCTGTTTAAAAACCTCTACaagaacaaatttttttttctcttcattTTTCATTCATGTGAGCCGACATGACGGCCGCCCAATGCACTGTGGCGGGTCGATGCTGACAAAACTGCACCTGACGGCTCGCCCACAAGGCCGGAACGAACGAAGCTGCCGCAGGCCAGTCAGAGCACACTACCCTCACTGTCCGTGATCTGCTGTCCCTCAGCACGTACGTCGTCCATGGTGATGCGCCTCGACTCGACCTCGATGGATGATGGCGATGGCTACCTCTGTCCACGCGCACACCGTACCCACGATCGGTCCATCCGCAAGCTGTCCATTAGTCCACATGCTGCACAAGTCCGTGGCCACCTCTTTGGCTCTGCTTGGAATTCAGTAAGAACATTTTGAGCTCTGTTTGGAATTCAGTAAGAACATTCTGAGGACATGGGATTCGGTAATTTCGATTGTGAATTTTCATCGCTGGAACTTATCTGATTCCTGTGAAATTcaacttttcaaacttcaagCTGCCCTGTGTGTCAACAGTCAAAGATAGATCATCCATGATCCATCTCACTTTGTTAGTTGTTACTCTTCTCGGTTCCTTgcaaggttttaaatctccagctatagcttccgctatctCCGGCTATAGCTGTTTGAGAGAGATTTAGCTAAGTTTTTTCATGTATAATTTAACTCTTAGCTgccgctatagccggctatagccggctatagcctgTTTTTGAACAAAGATAGCTAAATagcttagcccgctatttaaaacattggTTCCTTGTTCCAACTCTTTGGAGTTTGAATCATTTGGAGCTAATGGTCTCGATGATCCGCAGCTCCAGCACCCGGCTAATTTTTACATATACGGAAAAAAAAGTAGACGCAATCTTGGAACAAAAGAATTTGCAAGAACAGGATCTAGCTCTTTTTACGAGACCTTTCATCTCTCACCGATTACAGAACTACCACCATAATCACTctgctcgtcgccggccggccgcggtcGGGCCCCGCACTCCACGCACCGCCCCTCATCGGAGCCGCCACCGCAGCCCACGCCCAAGGCCAGGTCGTCGGCGTCCAGGCCCCAGACCGAAGGCGACGCCGGCGTGGCGAGGAACGTCGGCCTCTCGTCGCCGGCCATGATGACCACCACGTGCTCCCGCCAGCGATCCccggcgggcccggcctcgccgcccgccgcggccttCCCGTCGCCACGCCGGCTCCCTGCGCCGCCCTGCCGCTCGTCGCCTTCTTCCGACTCGCCGTCGGCGAGGAGGCTGCCGGAGAGCTTCCAGTAGGAGCAGGCCAGGGCGAGCAGCGCCAGCGCGATGAGCCCCAGCATCGCGGCCAGCCCGCCGAAGAGGTACGGCACCGGGGACTGCCACGGCGagtgcggcgccgccgccgcagggccGCGGCCCATGGCCATGGGGTGCTCGCCGCCTGCAGGCCACATGGTCTTgttgatcttcccttctagcgcATGCCAGTGGCACGAGGCTCACTGTCTCTGTTGCTGCTTGTGTTTTTGCTGTCTGAGAGAGAGATGGTGAAGTGTTCTTTGGGGTTAAGTGAAATGGCAATAGGAGGGCAGTGGTTGTACTTGCTTAGTAGGCCTCTATTTATATAGTTTCATTAAGCTACAAATATGGTAATAAGTTGGTAATAACAAATCAAGTAGAAAAATATTTAGTCTAGTACCGTGAAATTGAAAAAGGAAAAGTGAAATTGAGCGAGGTAAATATTTTGCATTCATGTACTACTTTGTATCGATAAATTAGATCTTTATCGGGTTATTTGTAAAGAGGAATTATTTGAATCCTTTGCAAAAGTGCATTATGATCTGCCCCAGATCCTACGGCAAAGATATTCGAAGCACGACACCTTAGGTTGCTTCACCGGTTTGTTAGCCTGGTAACTTTTTTCAATTGCTGCTTAGTGATCCATAAGTGAGAAAAGCAACCACTGTTTTGCTTTTCATGGTACTATAGCATATCTGTGGGCATTATCACTTGTTTTTACAACTCTCACAAATTGAAGCCacgttcttaattaattcttatCCATGAGCAACTAACATGAATGCTATCTCCATAAGTGGCTCCAGCATTATATGGCCTTTTGCAGATGTGCGCACACTGTGGCTTGCAATTTGCCCATTTTGTAAGTTGAAAGAATTCCACAAAAGGATTGAACAGATTGATCAGCAacagatctctctctctctttttagcTTACCTAGGTCTTGCAAACACTGCAAAAAGCAACGAGTAATTAAACCATGTTATTCTCCTTTTGAATGATTCCTTTACAATGGTAGTGTTACTGTATATCCTCATCTAGAATCAAGAAAGTTTCTCAcgttattctttttcttgtggTGGGATAAGCAAAAGTTTAGATCAAACATCAATTTGAACTTTTGAAGATTTCAACATGAAAATACACTGAATCTCCGACACCGAATTTAAGTGGCAACTGACCGTAAAAAATATGATTACAAAAATCTTATAGCAATGGATTAGACGGCTCTGCCTCTGCTCATTTCAGGATAAGCAACTGCAGACCTCACCACAATAATTGAGCACTACAGAGAAATTCAACTTTTGCAGTGGTAGAGTTTCAGTTTATTTTGTAAACGTCCGTACCACTCAAAAGATGAAAACTACATGACAAATATGATGCAAGGATCTTTCCGAATGTAAACAATTGCTGGAGCCTTCTGATTGTTGTGCGGCGTTGCTGCTCCATGGCCTGGCGACGACACCCGCGCTGCTCCGTGGCCACGGGTCGGCGCTGCTCCATGGCCTGCCGACGGCCTACTATGACCAGGGCGTGTCCGCGCTGGCCGCCGACCCGTCCAGCGCCACAGGCGACGTGCGCGGTCTCGAGCATAACGGCGCTGGAGGTTGACGGAGGCAGGGGGTGGATTGCGAAACACGCAGGGCACGGTGGGAAGAGGCGGGCATGAAAATGAAAATTTTACCCATCTCTGTCCGGTGCCTTCCGATCAAGATCATGTGGCCTCCGTTGCAGTTTCTATAGTTTCCACGGGAGGTTTGGTTTTCATAGAATACGGTGCTTTTACAAAAAGCTACAGAAGCTGCCCAATCCTTTTAAAAGAAACTGGCCACTGGAAACTATTTTAATATTTATTCATAACCAGAGAACGCTTTAATAATTGCGTGACTTCCTCTGTTCTACTTCTCCCTACTCTGTTAAAGGCGGTGACAGAGCTATCATTTTTGGGAGAAAGGCAATAACCTTTCGTTTTTTGAACGTTTTCGAGCTTTTGGATACCTTGATATTTGGACACATACACACAACAACCTGAGCCCGACTCTTGCCAGTAGAAGTGCGTTTGGCTTGGGCACTGTTGATGACGACACTTGAAAATCACATGCACGCAAAAACGACTAGGATGGGAGAAACCCCTTGTTTTCATGAAGGAgagtatttttcttttttgcctTCTTTGTCGGCATGATATATGTCCACTCACaaataaactaaaaaaataatcatgctgcataatttttttttttttgaaaaagggatGCACGATATTGTCTCTCTacctcaaaaacaaaaaaattgcaTTGGGATTGGGAGGAGGGAGTTACTAAAGTTGAAGAAGAATCTATCTGCATGCATGCCCCAATCCCCATCGACGGGCTCCACACCTTTGCCACCTTTCTCAGACGGACACGGCTGAATTCAGGACAGCCCGGCGGCCACTTGGTTGCGCGCGATCGCAATCAACCCTTGTTGTTCATGAATGTATAATTCAGACGGAATTCATTGAGAGCTTAACCTGATCGGTCCCCTTTGATTACCTGGTTTCGGGCCGATCGAAAATCACATGCAGGCTGCTCTTTTGGGTTGGTTGGCACACCGGTGCTCGGTTGGCACACCGGTGCTGCGATCCCCACCGAGCGCGTCGTCACACTCTGATCGGATCGCCGTTAATGTCAGGTTAAACTCCTTCCTCATGTAGTAGGTTTTTTTTTAATAACTTCCCCTCATGTAGTTTGACCGTGAAAATACAGATACCGTCTTGCTTTTCAGGTTAATCTCAGGTTGTTTTAGCGTTTTTATTTGACCTGAATCAGCGCCTAATTTGTGCTAGCATGCAATGTGATGCTGATGGCAGCTGCTTTGTCACAcactgaaatttttgaatttcaggacgtgattaaaattaaaaataaaacaataattttctcatagtttttaaaattttccaacatttattttctttacagggaatttagtgtaagagaaaataaatattggtaaatttttcaaaattaattgatgtgtttggtttgttttgcattcatgctgcagtgcattattttattatttgttgttcaatttaaatttgaattcgtttgagtttgaatttaaattgaatgtGTTTGAATCTTTTTAAAAATGGAAAAGCCTTCCTTTTTACCCTATCCCTTTTGAGCCCAGCCCACTCTATCTCCATAtcccctttcttttcctttcttcccccgccGGCCCActcctttcccgcggcccaagcTCTCCACCCCGGCCCAAAACCACTCTCCCAGCCCACTCCGGCCCGGCGcccctttcctttctccctctcccaccGACAGGCGAGGCTCGCACGTCAGGCCTTCCTTTTTCCTCCTCCCgggtgccgcgccgcccgcgcccttgGCCCGCACGTCAAGGGGGACGCCACCCCTATATAAGCAGGGACCCGCACCCCCCAGAACCCTATCAAGCCGAAGTTGTCGCCCCTTCacgcgcaaaccctagccgccattgTTGAAGCTCCGCCCGAGCTCGGAGCTCTCAACTGCGCCGCAGTTCCACCGCTTCCCCGACGACCTCGAGCCGCCCCGGAGTTCCGCCTCGAGGTAGTGAAGCCGCAGGACCCTTTTCCCCCCGCCCTCTCGTGCTATCTCTCCCGGGAGCGCTCGCCGTTGCCGCTATCCGCCATGTGCCGCcacgagctctgctccggccatGCTAGCCCGCGCTGCTGCCCTAGATGGCTTTGCCGTGTCGTGCCCTTGCTCCCAGTCGAAAGAGCGCTCAAAATCGAGCCCTGGACGGCCGATCCGGCCTAGTCCGACGGTGCGTCGCCGTccacgcctcgccgccggcgccttgcgccgccgccagctccgcccCAACTCTTCCCGGCCGTCAGATCTCAATCGaacggccacgattagatctatCCAGAGGCAAACCTAGACAATACCGGTCAACCTTATGTGACTTTGCAAACGAGACTCTCTCTTTTAtagaaataaacccgcagtccagcatagttcaaaagtaattaggtTTAAGtccttttatttctgttttagcCCTTGAGCTTTTCTAAAATCGAACCCGCCATCCTTAGCCTGTAGATTTTCACGCTAGCCCCcgagtttagggtttaattatgttttagtccccgATTTCTccagatctagcccctggaagctctGTTCTCTTACAAATAAATCCCTAGAActctgttttagccataacttctctGTTTTAGCCCCGTTTTCAtcaattcttgcgctcacgtgatccttgcaatgtGTGTGGTAGCTTTATCActttgttatcctctgtgagcacactttgttgtgtcttacaaatcttttctgttagtccttaaccctttAGTTAATcacgactagatccctgaagcaccgtttagtctatagaatcgccgttttagctttgttttctgtgtttcttgcgctctcgtaactaTAGCAGTGAGCCTTATCCTTTAGTACGCTCTTTTaaagcttttcttttgtttttggtgtattgttcttagatctactttgtttgtttgtatgtttgtcgatgattgcttcgagtagaaggatcgctgtttgaagattgaagatcaagagttccaagtgagcaatagcggaagagcagtaagagtagctttttattggagaaaggcaagtgaccctaaccatacttctatctatgcttatttatgagaatacttaatttaattggaacatggagaaccacccaggaaaacaatacaaccacaatactacatggctctggtcttggctgattaattagaaactctagcttgtgacagtcttaccgaaaggacAAGAGGGGctgcatcgatggggtatagctcggtcctcttagGGTAGCGGCCTTTGCTAAGGAGCTGACCATTAGGGAGGGTTATGCTCTGTTTTGACTCGAAatcttagcggattgtcatttattagggaatctttgtaaaggcctcgtagcgtccatATGCAACCATACcttggaagtgtggtattgtgtctGATCAACACAtgtgtggttgggttcaaagttcttcgggacttttacgcgaattgtggtgaaagtgtacaacctctgcagagtgaaaactaaccggttagccgtgctcacggttaagaGCGGTTTGgtccctcacatgattaatttaacttaaagatggattgaaatcatattctggttatttcttgtggccttactgagtaccaaccataagtgtactcacccttgcttactgctgctcagaaggaaaaAGGCATATCAAATTtcttgaagatgttgctgagttctaggcgtatgcaacccccagtcgattgcctatgaagtttgaagccttcgtttccagaataagttgtataactctgatagtcttttaattgttttatttatctttttcgtgatactgttactgattattcacttataatgtcactatatgtatgaaacttgatcctggcatatatatatatatagctatgcattcggttttgtctttaaaaaccgggtgtgacatgcTTTTAGTTGCTGACTGTTGTTAGCTTTACTATTTTGGTGTGTTCTTGTTGTCGTTGTCTCCGTTGCTCCATCCGTTGGGGTTGTTGCACCGTTCAGTATGGTACTcttcttctattttcttttagTATACAATCGGCAACTCAGGAAAAGAAAAGTGACTCTGATGAGGCCAATGCAATGCCAGTAATCATCCAAAGATTAACCATTTGGTATAGCATAGAGAGCTCCAACAGCTGCTCAGCAGTAGCTGCGGCGGCTCGATCAGCTCGCCTGGCCCCCAGTGTCCCACTGGCAAATGAGTGTGCCGGCCACCGGAGCTAGCCGGCAGGAGAGGCCTACCCGCCTGCGCTGCCGCTCTGGGAtaagctcggagcccaaaaggcTGCGAAGAGAAGATGCCCAATCCAAAAGGAAGATGGGGGGAGACAAGCCGGAAAGGAGCTCATATCCGATGCTCGATTAGCTTTGCTCGCCGACGAGGCAAGCGCTGTAGCGCTGCTGCGGCCGGAATGACGCCGAAGAGACGGGACAGTGGAGCACCCAACAGCTCGGAGTTGATCCCGATCGCAGCAACTAGATGGCATTGGAATTTTGCAGGAAACGGAGTGGTTTTCATTTCTGAATTAGAAGCAGTCTTCAGTTAATCAGTAACAGTGTGCTGTCAGGGGGAAGAACCTTGAAATGCGATATTGCGGTGCTTGGAAGCAGCTGGATGAGTGAcgacagtggcggagccaccactagggcgAGCCAGGGCGGCCGCCCTAGGTCCCTCTAAGTGAAGTCTAGAGTATATTTGTTAACAGTAGAGGTAgcagaaaaagagaaagaaggatgGATCTGAAAAACATAGGAAGAACATAAGAGAACAGAAAATTGGCTTCCGCAGAATAGATTACTTGAGAAAGGAGTAAGAGTTCAAACAAGTTGTTCGATACCATTCCTCCTCGCACGCACTTAGTATTTAACTAGCGACTCTCTTGCGTTTACATGGACTTGACCTGATACGTGCGCGCAGGCACATCTAGCGAACCCATTCGCGCCAAGACAGACACTAGGCTTCCTGGTGCGGGGCCCCATAGTAGGAGATGCTTTCTCTGGTTCGTGGGTGCTGACAATATCCCCGTTCTCAACTCCGGCAGGGGCTCATGGCGGTGCGGCAGCGCCCCCCGAACGCCAGGTCGAGTGGGCTGCGGCCTCTTAAGTGGCTCAACCTAGCGCCCCAGCCCAGCACCGCATCTTGCCACCAGATGCCGCTGCCAATTTCGGCAGTTCACCATCTACCCCCCTGCAGTCCCGCTCAGGCGCTCACGCTGGCGTGTCAATGCCGTTGCGCGACGCCACTCCACGCCCGTCCGTTCAGCAGCCCCATCTCGGCGCCCGTCGGGCGCCTGCAGCCGGGCAGCAAGTCTCGGCGTCTCGCTCTGGTCGTGCAAAAATTTTATCGTAAAAGTCCGCCCTAGGTCATTTTCTgggctggcttcgccactgaGTGACGAGCTGGTCTCCATACAAGTCCCAATTGAACGGCAGTCACAGTTACAAGCAGAGTGAGCTGAATCTGCAtcttcttcttaaaaaaaaaaagaaaaaaaaagaaaactgaaTCTGCATCCACATGGCAGTCACTGTCCACAgcacacctttttttttttttgaaaatctgCCCACAGCACACCTTGAAGTTCAGTGCCGATAGGAACGAGTTCAGAATTTCGGCCTCGGGGCTGTAGGCTCTAGTCAGCCTCTGCGCTGCCGTCGAGGGATTATGCTCAACATGCAGGTTGGTCTGGATGCTCATGTTCAGCAACAGTGCCCAGGTGCTAACGCATGGCAGGTGGCAGCTGCTGCCGATCGTGCAATTTGTGCTGTCTCTGAAGAAAGACAGGAGGAATCTATCTGATATGTTCATGTACTTCCTATTTTGTTGTTACCTCGTTGCGTGCTTCTTGGCAACCTCTTGGTGAATAAAATAGTTGCAGGGTCTGATGCTGCTGCGAGACATCAATCAATCCTAATCACTATTTGATAAACCACAAGTCAGAATGCTCAACCGAATGCACAGTTTGTTTTTTGAAAGCAGAAAAATTCCATCTGCCAGGGTCTTCCCTTGAACCATAAACATTCAGTGCACACGGGAAGGAATTCAGCATCCGGGCTCTAGGTCAGCCGTCAGCGGTCAGCCTGTGTGCTGCCGCCGATTCTGCACGACATGCGTGTTGGTCCGGATGCTCAAGATTCAAGAACAATAGTGCACACCTGTGGGAAGTGCAGTGCTCAGGTACCATGCATGAGAAATTGGGAATCTTTTGTAGAAAACTGCAGTGTCTGAAGAAAGGCATGAGGATccttactttttttttgaactaaccAGACAAGAGAGCTGCtgattttatattaaaaaagaaGATGAAAATTCAGATTGGACAATACAACAATagagaaataaaacaacaaccCTGCATCAAACAACTCGACAACCACATGACGCATCACTCAAATACTCAAAGCAACAAACCACCActttttgtatatatatataactttgTTGTTACCTCATTGTGTGCTTTTTGGCAACCTCTTGGTGAATAAAATAGTTGCAGGATCTGATGCCGACACCATACATCAATCAATCCCATCACCGTTCCATAAACCACAAGTCGAAATGCTCTACCAAGTTCATGATTTTTCTG
This window of the Panicum virgatum strain AP13 chromosome 1K, P.virgatum_v5, whole genome shotgun sequence genome carries:
- the LOC120670766 gene encoding protein GLUTAMINE DUMPER 2-like; its protein translation is MWPAGGEHPMAMGRGPAAAAPHSPWQSPVPYLFGGLAAMLGLIALALLALACSYWKLSGSLLADGESEEGDERQGGAGSRRGDGKAAAGGEAGPAGDRWREHVVVIMAGDERPTFLATPASPSVWGLDADDLALGVGCGGGSDEGRCVECGARPRPAGDEQSDYGGSSVIGER
- the LOC120670615 gene encoding zinc finger protein CONSTANS-LIKE 3-like, whose amino-acid sequence is MEVGLAAGYWGVGGRRCGACGGSPAAAHCRTCPGGAYLCAGCDAEHARAGHERVWVCEVCERAPAAVTCRADAAALCAACDADIHDANPLARRHERVPVQPIGAAAPAVDPLLFSAVVAEEKDADAALAGMLAGRAVGGANSKVNGKLDFLFTDVMDPFLGQGFARFVHADSVVPSNGPIGGALDLDFGGAAAAAVATKPSYSSYTAASLGHSGSSSEVGLVPDAICGRGGSVTGGVIELDFAQSKAGYLPYAAATPTHSVSSLDAGAVPDRSDGGVVGSRVAAAAVESREARLMRYREKRKNRRFEKTIRYASRKAYAESRPRVKGRFAKRADDNDADADAEAAGFPNAATAAAAPPPKQPQPAAYHSYVLDFAAGYGVVPTF